CCGGAAATCAAAGACCTGAATTCCTGGAAATATGGATGGTTATTGTACAGAACAGAATATTTGCAAGATCCTGGGGACTCGCCAAAAGAAGTTGGTATAATACCTTTTTAGAAGATTCAGCAGGTGAAATCCTATGTGGCGAAACAACATATGCTATAAAAGCTCTCGTTCCGGAAGATATCAGTGACGTTACTGAAGAAATTAATCAGGCCTATCTGACAAAATATAATACCGGCCATAATATTAAGTATTCACAGGGCATTATTCAGGAAAAGCATATTGCCAGAACAATGGAGTTTATTATTTTGGATTAAATAAATTTAAAAATCAGCGAGAAAATGGTGAAACATTCAATAGGAACGGGCTTTAGCCCGTTTATCGAAAAATAAAAACTTCAACCGGCTTTAGCCAAAACTTATAAAATCTTCTTCTTTAACCACCCCATCAAAAATTCTTTGAATTTTTGCCACTCTTTTGGAGGAGGGGAATTTCTAGTTTTCCAATTGGAATTTCTGGAACCCCAATAAAGTCTCTGACATTGCAATAGTATTGCATCATGAAACTCAGGAAATTTGCCCAAAACTATTATCATATGGCTGATTTCATCAGATTCTTTATTCCTTTATATTTTATCGTATTCTTTACCATTTCCTTTGTCGGAATCAGTTATAAAGTAGCAAAACAGATCGGTAAAAACCCAAATGTTCTTCCCAAAGACGATTCTGTCTACGGACTTGTAGGATTCTATTTTAAGATGACTTTGTGTGTCCTTTTTATTTATACAATGCTTTTACTCTTTTTACCAGAAAAGATTTTTAATGCTTTTAAAATTACCATGCTGGAATATGTTCCATTGCAATATACGGGAGTGGTGATCATGATTTTCGCACTGATTTGGGTTATAATAGCGCAGCTGCAAATGAAAAATTCATGGCGGATCGGGGTTGATAGCACAACAAAAACAGAACTTATTACTCATGGATTATTCAGGTTCTCAAGAAATCCCATATTCCTGGGGATGACCATCAGTCTTGTCGGATTTTTTCTTGTTTTTCCAACGGTAATTGCTTTTT
This region of Chryseobacterium culicis genomic DNA includes:
- a CDS encoding DUF2255 family protein, with protein sequence MNKDTALDYIQNNNIIGIKAGNQRPEFLEIWMVIVQNRIFARSWGLAKRSWYNTFLEDSAGEILCGETTYAIKALVPEDISDVTEEINQAYLTKYNTGHNIKYSQGIIQEKHIARTMEFIILD
- a CDS encoding methyltransferase family protein is translated as MKLRKFAQNYYHMADFIRFFIPLYFIVFFTISFVGISYKVAKQIGKNPNVLPKDDSVYGLVGFYFKMTLCVLFIYTMLLLFLPEKIFNAFKITMLEYVPLQYTGVVIMIFALIWVIIAQLQMKNSWRIGVDSTTKTELITHGLFRFSRNPIFLGMTISLVGFFLVFPTVIAFSFLLIGSILMQIQIRIEEEYLLKQHEQIYVTYKKRVARMFSLY